The sequence GCAACGCCGGCCACTGCGTCGACGGCTGCGTCGGCACCGTCCACCGCGCAAGCGAAGACACCCGCCTACACCGACCAGGACATCAGCGACGCCTGGATCTATCTGCTCGGCCGCCTGCTCGTCCTGCGCCAGCAGAAGGCGGACCTGGCCGAAGGCTGGAAGTGGAACACGATGGTTCATCGCAAACCCGGCGCCGTGGATTGGCCGAACCCCAATCTCGATGTCGCCTACTCCGAAGCCTGGGTCGCCGTCGACGAGAACAGCTGCACCATCGTCACCGTGCCGAAGATCACCGGGCGCTACTACACCGTGCAGTTCCTCAACGGTTGGGGCGAGACGGTCGCGAACATCAACGAGCGCACGCAGGCGGCGCATCCGTCGGGCGACTTCGCGGTCTGCCTGAAAGGTGCAAACGTCACTTTGCCGCCGAACACGACGCGCATCGACGTGCCAGTGAAGTACATGCGCGTGCTGGCGCGTGTCGAACTGGGCGACCACTGGGACGAAGCCACGGCGTTGCAACACAAGTTCGGGATGCGCGCGACAGGCACGCCCACGCCGCCAACGCTGCCCGCCAGTCCCGACTTCGACGTGCAGCACCTGCCCGGCGTGGAAGCGTTCGAGAACGCGCCCGCGATCCTCGACAGCGAACAGGACATCAACGCCGGCATGGAAGGCGTTGCCGCGAAAGTGCGCGCCATCGCCGAAGGCATCCGTGATCCGGCCGAACGCGCACGCGTGGACAAGGTGGTGCGCGAGAAGGCGATGGCTGATCTCGGCAAGGCCGGGGCGCTCATCGGCCATGGCACCACCAGGGACGGATGGGTGCGCCCTGCCGTCGCCGGCACTTACAACGACGATTGGCCCGGCCGCACGCTGGTCAACATGGGCGGCATCTGGGCGAACCGGATGGACGAGGTCATCTATTACAAGTCGAGCATGGATGGCACCGGCGCGCAGCTCAACGGCGACCACGTTTACACGCTGACCTTCCCGAAGGATGCGCTGCCGCCGAAGTTCGCGGACTACTTCTGGTCGGTCATCGCGGTCGATCCGGTCCACGCACGCGTGCTGCCGAATCCGAAGAACCGGTTCCTGCTCAACCGCGAGACGAACCCGAAGCCCAATGCCGACGGCTCGCTGACACTGTTCTTCGCAGCAGACAAACCTGCGGACGCGCCCGATGGAAACTGGCTGCCCACGCCGAAGGGCCAGGACTATCGGCTGACATTCCGCTTCTACGGGCCGAAGGGTGGCGTCGCGGATGGCACCTACTACCCGCCGCCGCTGGTGAAGCGTTCCTGATGAAGCCGCTCGCGTCGATGGCGTCGTGTGCGCTCGCTGCCGCATTGGCGGCGTGCGCTGGCAGCGCGGTCGAACGCAGCGCGCCACCTCCCGCCGTCGCGCCGGTGCCCGAGTTGAAGCCCGGCGTGCCTGCGGGCTACCTGGGACGTGCGCTGCCCGACAGCCTCGCGCTGGTACCGCCACCACCTGCCGCGGGTTCGCCTGCATTCGCGCAGGACGAAGCAATCCACGCTGCCGCGCAAAAGCTGCGCGACGGACCACGCGGCGCGCTGGCGACTTCCGACGCCGACCTGCATTTTCCTCATGCGCCCGGCGCCTTCGACTGCGCACTCGGCACATCGATCACGCAGGAGGCGACGCCGCGCCTCTACCTGCTCATGCAACGCACGATGGTGGACGCCGGCATCGCGACGTATCGCGCGAAGGACCATTACAAACGCGAGCGCCCGTTCGTGCATTACAACGAAGGCACGTGCGCGCCGGGCGACGAGGCAGCGTTGCGCAACGATGGCTCCTATCCGTCGGGCCACACCTCGATCGGATGGGCCTGGGGCCTGATCCTCGTGGAGATCGCGCCCGACCGCGCCGATGCTTTGCTCGCGCGGGCGCGTGCGTTCGGCGAGAGCCGCTTGGTGTGCAACGCGCACTGGCAGAGCGATGTCCTCGCGGGGCGCACGGTGGCCGCCGCCGCGGTGGCGCGCCTGCATGCGGATCCCACCTTCGTTGCCGACGTCGCGGCGGCACGTGAAGAGGTGCAACGTGCCGCGCCCATCGATCCATCGAAGTGCACCGGCGAGGCAGCGCTCGACGCGCCGATCGCGGGCGTGCTTTAGCAAACCAGGAGCGAACACATGCCCCGGAACTCCGTCCTCGCCTGCGGCGCCGCCCTGGCCCTGCTCGCCGCCGCCACCTTCGCTGCCGACAAGGTGCCTTCCGTTCCCGTGCATTTCGAGAAGGGATCGAGCAGCGCGTCGATGAAGGGCAGCCTCTCCGGCTACGACAGCGTCGAGTATTCGCTGGGCGCGAAGGCCGGGCAGACGATGACGGTCAAGATCACCGGCAGCAGCAATGCCAACTTCAACGTCTTCGCGCCGGGCGAAAAGCCGGGCGCGTCCACCGCGATCGGGACGGGTTCCGTCGGCACGGATTGGTCCGGGACACTGCCGAAGTCGGGCGACTACACCATCCAGGTCTTCCAGATGCGCGCCTCCGCGCGTCGCGCGGAGGCGGTGCCGTTCACGATTGCGTTCGAGGTTCGATGAAGCTGCGGCGTGGCTAGTGCAAAGCCTTGAACGCCGCACGCATCTCCGATGCGAAGACCAGCGGCTCTTCCCACGCCGCGAAGTGCCCGCCCTTCTTCGCTTCGTTGAAGTAGACGAGGTTCGGG comes from Lysobacter sp. KIS68-7 and encodes:
- a CDS encoding DUF1214 domain-containing protein, encoding MTRIALLSCLVALAFGPAACNRSSTEATPATASTAASAPSTAQAKTPAYTDQDISDAWIYLLGRLLVLRQQKADLAEGWKWNTMVHRKPGAVDWPNPNLDVAYSEAWVAVDENSCTIVTVPKITGRYYTVQFLNGWGETVANINERTQAAHPSGDFAVCLKGANVTLPPNTTRIDVPVKYMRVLARVELGDHWDEATALQHKFGMRATGTPTPPTLPASPDFDVQHLPGVEAFENAPAILDSEQDINAGMEGVAAKVRAIAEGIRDPAERARVDKVVREKAMADLGKAGALIGHGTTRDGWVRPAVAGTYNDDWPGRTLVNMGGIWANRMDEVIYYKSSMDGTGAQLNGDHVYTLTFPKDALPPKFADYFWSVIAVDPVHARVLPNPKNRFLLNRETNPKPNADGSLTLFFAADKPADAPDGNWLPTPKGQDYRLTFRFYGPKGGVADGTYYPPPLVKRS
- a CDS encoding phosphatase PAP2 family protein gives rise to the protein MKPLASMASCALAAALAACAGSAVERSAPPPAVAPVPELKPGVPAGYLGRALPDSLALVPPPPAAGSPAFAQDEAIHAAAQKLRDGPRGALATSDADLHFPHAPGAFDCALGTSITQEATPRLYLLMQRTMVDAGIATYRAKDHYKRERPFVHYNEGTCAPGDEAALRNDGSYPSGHTSIGWAWGLILVEIAPDRADALLARARAFGESRLVCNAHWQSDVLAGRTVAAAAVARLHADPTFVADVAAAREEVQRAAPIDPSKCTGEAALDAPIAGVL
- a CDS encoding g-type lysozyme inhibitor, whose product is MPRNSVLACGAALALLAAATFAADKVPSVPVHFEKGSSSASMKGSLSGYDSVEYSLGAKAGQTMTVKITGSSNANFNVFAPGEKPGASTAIGTGSVGTDWSGTLPKSGDYTIQVFQMRASARRAEAVPFTIAFEVR